One window of Sphingobacteriales bacterium genomic DNA carries:
- a CDS encoding phosphatidylinositol-specific phospholipase C domain-containing protein, giving the protein MNLFSRYSGNFLQAVKHWFLFVILFFSVISGGCREEIILESSQSCNGSPDFCNHIYTQHTYAGTHNSFAYEPEFHNLVANQKRNISQQLQDGIRCLNLDVWWLTGDAYCVDSAIYVYHNFPGFGCLFFTDILLEVKQFMDNQPNEVITITIEDTNTNINQLLDAFSFTQLSDYLFIKQSNQSWPTLKEMIDSKRRLVVFANVSNPNNLPGILSNWNHMFDNPYSAQSRYDFSCSVNRGNIDHDLYLLNHFITVINPRYDSAVIVNSKASLLQHIDDCKMSTGRYPNFIYNDFYETGDMISIADSLNRNVWQ; this is encoded by the coding sequence ATGAATTTGTTTTCTCGATATTCTGGCAACTTTTTACAGGCTGTAAAGCATTGGTTTCTTTTTGTAATTCTGTTTTTCTCTGTAATTTCCGGTGGATGCAGAGAAGAAATAATTCTGGAAAGTTCACAAAGTTGTAATGGTAGCCCTGATTTCTGTAACCATATTTATACTCAACATACCTATGCAGGTACACACAATTCATTTGCATATGAACCGGAATTTCACAACTTAGTTGCCAATCAAAAACGAAATATCAGTCAGCAATTACAAGATGGTATCAGATGCCTGAATTTAGATGTGTGGTGGCTTACAGGAGATGCTTATTGTGTGGATAGCGCAATTTATGTTTATCACAATTTTCCCGGTTTTGGCTGTTTGTTTTTTACAGATATATTATTGGAAGTTAAGCAATTTATGGACAATCAGCCTAATGAAGTAATTACAATCACAATTGAAGATACAAATACGAATATCAACCAACTACTTGATGCATTTTCATTCACTCAGCTAAGTGATTACCTGTTCATCAAACAATCAAATCAGTCGTGGCCAACTTTAAAGGAGATGATTGATAGTAAACGGCGTTTGGTGGTGTTTGCTAATGTTAGCAATCCAAACAATTTACCCGGAATTTTAAGTAACTGGAATCATATGTTTGACAATCCGTACTCGGCTCAAAGCCGGTACGATTTTTCGTGTTCTGTTAACAGGGGAAATATTGATCATGATTTATATTTGCTGAATCATTTTATTACCGTGATAAATCCCCGCTACGATTCAGCAGTTATTGTTAATTCCAAAGCCTCACTTTTACAACATATTGATGATTGTAAAATGAGTACAGGCAGGTATCCCAACTTTATCTACAATGATTTTTACGAAACGGGCGATATGATTTCAATTGCCGACAGTCTTAACCGGAATGTCTGGCAATAA
- the msrA gene encoding peptide-methionine (S)-S-oxide reductase MsrA, producing MKQSNRFFIVYVWAILAVFSSCANRQASPLTNSANKQTSNKLMETHNLNPSAVPDSIEIATLGGGCFWCLEAVYQSLEGVLKVESGYMGGTIKNPSYKEVCTGKTGHAEVVQVSFNPNQIGFKDILEVFWHIHDPTTLNRQGNDVGSQYRSAIFYHSPEQKAIAEQSKSEISLTGLWLNPLVTEITSATDFFKAEDYHQNYFSENPDQPYCVYVVNPKLEKFKKQFKNRLKEDIAE from the coding sequence ATGAAACAATCAAACCGGTTTTTTATCGTATATGTTTGGGCTATTTTAGCTGTTTTCTCCTCTTGTGCAAACAGACAGGCATCCCCATTAACAAATTCTGCAAACAAACAAACCTCAAATAAATTAATGGAAACTCACAATTTAAATCCATCTGCAGTACCTGACTCTATTGAAATTGCAACCCTTGGCGGAGGTTGCTTCTGGTGTTTAGAAGCTGTTTACCAAAGTTTGGAAGGAGTCTTAAAAGTAGAATCGGGATATATGGGTGGTACCATTAAAAACCCCTCGTACAAAGAAGTCTGTACCGGTAAAACAGGTCATGCCGAAGTGGTTCAGGTTAGTTTTAACCCCAACCAAATTGGCTTTAAAGATATTTTAGAAGTTTTCTGGCATATTCACGATCCAACTACACTCAATCGTCAAGGAAATGATGTTGGAAGCCAGTATCGTTCTGCTATTTTTTATCATAGTCCGGAACAAAAAGCAATTGCTGAACAATCTAAATCAGAAATATCCCTGACCGGACTTTGGTTAAATCCGCTTGTTACTGAAATTACAAGTGCCACCGATTTTTTCAAGGCAGAAGATTACCATCAAAATTATTTCTCAGAAAATCCCGATCAGCCTTATTGTGTTTATGTGGTCAACCCAAAACTGGAAAAATTTAAAAAACAGTTTAAAAATCGGCTCAAAGAAGATATTGCAGAATAA